The Gemmatimonadales bacterium genome window below encodes:
- a CDS encoding MBL fold metallo-hydrolase, whose translation MNRRHFLSALAASGMVPRSWLTSGWPPISRPAGADLYALVLGSVQDAGFPQVGCYTDRCNEGRALQAAGHGRFVSSLALVEPEAERFYLVDATPDITRQIDLITEPAFRQRAAARRPFDGIFLTHAHIGHYAGLAVLGNEGMGMQKTPVYCTQAMADFLAGNYPWRFLVEQGRIDLRPLSLDRWHRIDPLLEVQLWKVPHRDEQADTVGFLFRGPDATLLFIPDINSWSLWKRSIAEAVAGVNVALLDGSFWSMDELPGRTVEEVPHPLMTQTMDALQAVADQGETQIVLTHLNNSNPALDEGGAQQTEIVRRGFTIAREGMVFAL comes from the coding sequence ATGAACCGACGTCACTTCCTCTCCGCCCTCGCCGCCAGTGGAATGGTGCCACGGTCCTGGCTGACGTCGGGCTGGCCACCAATCTCCCGGCCCGCCGGCGCAGACCTGTACGCCCTCGTCCTTGGCTCGGTGCAGGACGCCGGCTTCCCCCAGGTCGGCTGCTATACCGACCGCTGCAACGAGGGACGCGCCCTCCAGGCGGCAGGTCATGGACGATTCGTCTCGTCCCTCGCCCTGGTGGAGCCGGAGGCAGAGCGGTTCTACCTGGTGGACGCGACTCCCGACATCACTCGGCAGATCGACCTGATCACCGAGCCGGCGTTTCGTCAACGGGCTGCCGCACGCCGCCCATTCGACGGCATCTTCCTCACCCATGCCCACATCGGCCACTACGCCGGCCTTGCCGTGCTGGGCAACGAGGGGATGGGAATGCAGAAGACGCCGGTCTACTGCACGCAGGCCATGGCCGACTTCCTGGCCGGCAACTATCCCTGGCGATTCCTGGTCGAGCAGGGTCGCATCGACCTGCGGCCCCTGTCGCTCGACCGATGGCATCGCATCGATCCGCTCCTCGAAGTCCAGCTCTGGAAGGTTCCGCACCGGGACGAACAGGCGGACACGGTCGGGTTCCTGTTCCGCGGGCCAGACGCGACGCTCCTCTTCATTCCCGATATCAACTCGTGGTCACTCTGGAAACGGAGCATCGCCGAGGCGGTGGCGGGCGTAAATGTGGCGCTGCTGGATGGCTCGTTCTGGTCGATGGATGAACTGCCTGGGCGGACGGTGGAGGAGGTGCCGCATCCGCTGATGACACAGACGATGGACGCGCTGCAGGCGGTGGCAGACCAGGGTGAAACGCAGATCGTGCTGACCCACCTCAACAACTCCAACCCCGCCCTCGACGAGGGTGGGGCTCAACAGACGGAAATTGTGCGGCGGGGGTTCACGATTGCGCGCGAGGGGATGGTGTTCGCCCTCTAG